Proteins encoded by one window of Methanobacterium sp. CWC-01:
- a CDS encoding NAD(P)H-dependent oxidoreductase, which translates to MKVLIVLAHPEPKSLNGSLKDVAAQALRENNHEVKVSDLYDMGFKATLDRKDFLNLQNPDRFNPITEQLHAAQTDGFAPDIKAEMEKIEWADLLILQFPIWYGGMPAILKGWMERVFASGFSSDMFQGKIYDKGLLKGKKAMLSFTTGGAEENYYMDLPDKDPASLLPVITENLKFSGFEVLKPFMIFGAIMLSEEDAEKHFVEYKKRIGEL; encoded by the coding sequence ATGAAGGTGTTGATCGTTTTAGCCCATCCCGAACCCAAGTCCTTAAATGGATCCTTAAAGGATGTGGCAGCCCAGGCTCTAAGAGAGAATAACCACGAAGTTAAAGTATCGGATCTTTATGACATGGGATTTAAAGCTACTTTAGACCGAAAAGATTTTCTAAATCTCCAAAACCCGGATCGATTTAATCCCATTACAGAACAACTCCACGCAGCCCAAACCGATGGCTTTGCTCCGGATATTAAAGCGGAAATGGAAAAAATAGAATGGGCGGATCTCTTAATATTACAGTTCCCCATCTGGTATGGGGGTATGCCCGCTATTTTAAAAGGCTGGATGGAACGAGTGTTTGCCAGTGGCTTTTCCAGTGACATGTTCCAGGGAAAAATCTACGATAAGGGACTGTTGAAAGGAAAAAAAGCCATGTTATCTTTCACCACCGGCGGAGCAGAGGAGAACTATTACATGGACCTGCCTGATAAGGACCCTGCCAGCTTGTTACCAGTAATCACTGAGAACCTCAAATTCTCCGGTTTTGAAGTTTTGAAGCCATTTATGATATTCGGCGCTATCATGTTAAGTGAAGAGGATGCCGAGAAACATTTTGTGGAGTATAAAAAGAGGATAGGTGAACTCTAA